CCGGCAACTCGCCGACGGAGGTCCTCGCGGCGGTGTTCGACCGCCTGGGCATCGACACCGGACTCGACGTCGGCGCCCTGCTCGACGGGGCCGAGGAGATCGTCCGCCCGTACCTGAACCGGTGGCCGAAGATGGACCGCAACGCGATCGTGCAGGGCTGGGCCGGGGTGTACTCGAGCTTCCTGCTGCACGCGGAGCGCGCGGCGGAGCGGTACGGCGTCCCGGCGCAGGCGATCCTGCGCCGCTGCGGCGAACTCGCGCTGGTGGGCGGCCAGGAGGACATGATCATCGACGTCGCGGTGACGCTGGCCGCGGAGCAGAAGGGCTAGCGCGCGAAGCGGTCCAGTGCCGCGAGCTTCCAGCCCCGCTTGACGTCACTGGCCCGGTGCCCGGAGTGGTCGTCGACCAGCAGCTCCGCACCGGGCCAGGCTTCGGCCAGTTCCCACGCGGTCGTCACCGGGCAGCTGAGGTCGAGCCGCCCGTGGATCAGCACGCCGGGGATGCCGGCGAGGCGCCCCGCGTCGCGGATCACGGCGCCTTCCTCCAGCCAGCCGGCGTGCGCGTAGTAGTGCGTCGTGAGCCGGACGAACGCGAGCGTGGCGTCGTCCACCGGTTCGTCCTGGACCGGGGGAGCGCCCGGTTCGAGGGACAGCACGACGTCCTCCCACCGGCGCCACGCGGCCGCCGCGCGGTCCCGGACCGCCGGATCCGAGGAGGACATCAGCTCGGCGTAAGCCGCGACGTCGTCGTCGGCGCCCAGCGTGAACCGCGCCCATTCCTCGGGGAAGAACCGGCGCACGCCGCGGTAGAGCCAGTCGATCTCCGACCGGCGCGTGGTGCTGATCGCGCTGACCACGATCTCCGAGACCCGCTCGGGGAAGCGCTCGGCGTACACCAGGGCCAGGGTCGTGCCCCACGAGCCGCCGGTCACCAGCCAGCGCTCGATGCCGAGGTGCTCGCGCAGCCGTTCGAGGTCGGCGACGAGGTGCTCGGTCGTGTTGTCGCGCACCGACGTCGTCGCGTGCGGCACGCTCCGGCCGCAGCCGCGCTGGTCGAGGAGCACGACCCGGTAGCGGGCGGGGTCGAACATCCGCCGCATGCCCGGCGCGCTGCCCTGACCGGGTCCGCCGTGCAGCACGACCGCGGGCTTGCCCTCGGGGTTGCCGGAGGTCTCCCAATGGATCCGGTGCCCGTCGCCGACGTCGAGGAGCCCCTGGTCGTACGGCTCGATCGGCGGGAACAGCTCGGCCATGGCGGGTGTCCTCTTTCGGTCAACGTCCGGTCTTGACCGGTCCGCGCCGCGCCTCCGGCCGACAGAATCGGTCCCGTTGATCATTCCACTTCAGCTGAGGGGACTTCGATGAAACGCAGGATCTTCGCCGCGGCCGTGGCCTGCGCGGCCACGTTCGCCGGGCTGCTCGGCGCCGCTCCGGCGGCCAATGCGGCGACGGCGGTGACCTTCACCCCGCGCACGGTGACCTCGCCGCACGAGACCCAGTACGTCGGCGCGCTCGGCTCGGTGCAGCTGCCGATGACGGCCAACCAGACCGCGTACGTCTACTCGACACTGCGCGCGAACAACGCGTCGAACACGACGCTGATCGACAACGAGGTCCGCTGTTCGAGCACGAGCGGCTGGACGAAGAACGAGGTGCTCGGGCAGAACGTCCTGATCGCGAGCGCCACCAGCGCCCCCGCATCGCTGCGGGACATCAGCGTGACGACGCGGTTCCTGGTCCACCCGGGCGCGGCGGGCACCGTCACGTGCACGACGTACCTGCGGAGCGCGAACCTCGGGCTGGGCAACTCGACCGTGAGCCTGGTCAGCGGCGAGCTGAAGTTCGCGGACACCAGCGTCGCGAACACGACCGCCGGCACGCCGCCGCAGGCCGACGACGGCGACACGCCTCCCGGCCGCGTCATCGGCCTCAGTTCGGCAGCCTCGACGGTCCGCGAGCCGGCCTCGAACGTCTTCGAGATGGCGCCGGTGACCGGGCTCAGCGTGTTCGGCGACATGGAGCTGATGGCGTGCTACCCCGAGCCGAAGGACGGCTGCCCGGTGAACAGCATGACCGCCCGGGTGACACTGTTCGTCAACCAGTGGAAGGCCGACGGCACGCTGTGCAAGTCGGACGCCTCGTCGAGCGTGACGGCGCTGGTCCGCCGCGACGTCCACCACTACGTGGTCCCGCTGAACACCCGCTTCGCGGCGGCGACGGGCAACGGCTGCGTGCCGAAGTTCAATTTCTACGTCAAGACCGACTGGGTGAGCGGCTCGACGGGCGCTGTTCAGATGGCGTCGGGCGCTCTGCCCGACGCGACCGGTTCGACGGTGAAGCACTATGACGCGATGAGCCACGCCTTCGCCGTCGCTTACTGAGGTCGAGGGGGCGCGCCGGCTTCCCGGCGCGCCCCCGGCGTCAGGCGGGTTTGCCGAACCAGCGGCGCAGCGAAGCGTCGAGCCCGGTCGTGGCGCCGCCCTCGCTGGCCCAGGCGATGTGCCCGTCCGGCCGGATCAGCACACCGGTGAGCGACGGCTCGCTGACGCACTTCGCCGTCAGCGTGGTCACGCGGCCGGCCCAGCCACTCCCGGTTTCGCGCAGCTCGGCGTTCTCGGCCAGGTCGAGCAGCAGCGCCCGGCCGTCCTGGAGGTGCTCGCCGAGCCGGGTGCCGTCGGCGAACGCGAAGTCGGGCGCACCGCGGCCGGTGAGGTCGTGCTCGCCCTCGATCGGGTACCGGTGCAGGACGCCGGAGAGCTTCTTGGCCAGGTACGTCGCACCGTCGTCGGTGAGCAGCAGGTCGGTGACGACCTGGCGCAGCGCCTTGGTCCGGACGTCGCTGCGCATCAGCGCGACCTGCGCCCGCGTCCACTCGAGAACCCACTCGCCGATCGGGTGCCGTTCGGTCGTGTAGGTGTCGAGCAGGCCGTCGGGCGCCCAGCCGTGGATGGTCGCGGCGAGCTTCCAGCCGAGGTTGACGGCGTCGCCGATGCCGAGGTTGAGCCCCTGCCCGCCGAAGGGGGAGTGGACGTGCGCGGCGTCGCCCGCGAGGAGCACGCGGCCCTTGCGGTAGGTGGTCGCCTGCCGCGCGTTGTCGGTGAAGCGCGTCGCGCTGTGCACCTTGGTCACCCGGACGTCCGCGCCGGAGACCCGCCGGAAGCTGTCTTCGAGCTCCTGCGCGGTGACCGGGGCGTCGCGGTCCGCGGGCGGCCCGTCGAACTCGACGGTGAGCATCCGGCCGGGCATCGGCCCGTGGACGTAGAGGCCGCCGTTGCCGTGCTGCCAGCCGCCGGGCAGGGCATCGGTGCCGGTGAGCTCGGCGAGCGCCTGCCGGCCGGTGACGGCGGGATCGGTCCCGGGGAACTCGAACCCGGCGTGTTTGCGGACGAAGCTGCGGCCCCCGTCGGCCCCGACGAGCCAGCCGGCGTGTTCTTCGCTCCCGTCGCCGAACCGCACGGTCACGCCATCGTCGTCGGCATCGAACCCGGTCACCTCGACGCCCCGCCGGATCTCGACGCCCAGCTCGGCGGCGCGTTCGGCGAGGACGGCCTCGACGGCCTGCTGCTGGATCACGACGACGTTCGCCGCGGGCCCGACGTCGCGGAAGGCGGGATCGTCGAAGTGGACGCCGCTCGAGGCGACCATGATCCCGGCGAAGTGCCCGACGGGGATCGCGGGCTTCGGCCCGCCCCCGCCCGCGCCTCGCGATTTCAGGAACTCCTGGATCTTGTCGAAGTTCTGCTGCACCACGGCATCCACCGCGGGCAGCAGGCCACGGCGGTAGAAGGCCTCGGCGGTCGTCAGGTTGACCGACCCGGCCTTGATCGTCAGGTCCGGCTCGGCGAGCCGTTCGACGACGAGCACGTTCACGTCCTTGAGCCGGAGTTCGCAGGCCAGCATCAGCCCGACCGGTCCGCCCCCGGAGATCACCACATCCCAGTTCATGGCTCCGATGATGCCGCGAAACTTTTACCGAGTCAAACTTTGGGCTCGGTCTATACTCTCGGCTCATGGCGGATCACGGACTGCGCGAGCGGAAGAAGCGGGCCACGCGCCAGCTGATTTCGAACGTGGCCTCGGGCCTGTTCATCGAGCGAGGCTTCGAGGAGGTGACGGTGGCGGAGATAGCCGAAGCGGCGGGCGTGTCGAAGATGACGGTGTTCAACTACTTCCCGCGCAAGGAGGATCTCTTCCTGGACCGCCACGCGGACCGGCTGGCGGAGCTGACCGAGGTGGTCCGATCCCGGCCGGCGGGGGTATCGGCTTGCGCTGCTCTGCGCGCGCACCAGCACGCGCTCTTGGCTTCCGGCCATCCGCTGTCCGGGGCCATCGCGGGCGGGCCGGGGTTCTGGTGGGTGCTGACGTCGAGTCCCGCGCTGATGGCCCGGTGGTACGAGCAGGAGCGGGAGATCGCGGACGCGTTCGCCGAGGTGTTCGTCGCGGAGACGGGGGACGCGTTCCGGTCCCGGATGGTGGCGGGACTGTTGACCACGGCGATCACGACGGTCTTCGCACACGCCATGGGGCGGATTGTGGCCGGCAATGATGCCGAGGTGGTTCGGCGGGAGCAGGTCGAGGTGATCGATCAGGCTTTCGATCTGGTGGAGCGTGGAGTGGGAGAGTTCCCGGCCAAGCCGCGTTGAATCGACCTGACTTCGGACTAGCCCTTGTCTACCAGGTGCCTCTATCAACGCCGACTCGCCATCGTCGACAACTGAAGACCATTGACGATCATTGTTTCTGCAACGGGCCGACCGTTGCCAACGTCTTTCTCGGGTCCGTGTGACCTAATTGGCGTCATGCTTCAGCAAGGACTTCCGAGGCTCGATCACATGATCTCGAGCCGCTAGCCCGATCGGCGCAGCCGGCAACGGGTCAGCGTTCGTCCGTTCAAGTGAAAGCTTGGAATACATGTGCGTCCTTGGTGCCGACTGGCGACCTCTGGTCTGAGCCTCACGCAATCCTCCAAGCGGCATCGTAGGTGGGCATGAAGAAGCAAGGTACTTGGTCGCGCACTGACAAGATCGCGCGGTGGAGTCTCGTGGTCTCTGTCGCAGCGCTGCTTCTCGCTGCCACTCCACTGATCGGGGACTGGATCGCATGGCTACGGGAGCCGGCGGCCTCGATTTCGAGCCTTGATCAGAACGCAACACTGATTGGCGAGAATCAGAAAATATCTGGACGCGCAGATCATTTGCCAAAAGACGGCGACCTCTGGCTCATCGTCCGCACGGCCGATCCGGGCGACTGGTATCCTCAGCAGAAGCTCGAAGTTTCGTCGGATGGAATATGGAACGGCGAATTCGACTTAGGTACTCCGGGTCGTTTTCAGCTATCCATTTACTTGGCTGACCGCGAGTCGTCAGGTGTTCTTGCAAACAGTGTTGAAACGTTAGAGAAGAACGGATTCACAAAGGGTGTAGTCAGTCTCCCGACCCAGCTTGTCCTGATGGATTCCAGGGCCGTAATTCGGGCCGCCTGATGCTCATGAAATCAATTGAATTACAATTGGCAAAACTGTCGGACCGTCAGATCGGATGATGGTGGCGTCACTGGAATCCGATCTCTGCCCAAGTAAGCTCTGACCGTCGCCGCCATTCATGGCCTGGATACCCTTCAACAGCACACCCGACCACTAGGATCGGAGACTTGTTGGGCCAGTTGCGTTCTAGACGCCGCGGCAGTCACCCTCGGGCCCTGGCAAGCTAGACGGCCCTGGGGGGACTTGAATCCTCATGCCCGTTGAGAGTGCTGATTGGGCCGCTCGCACTGCAGCATTTGGTCGTTTTGAGGGGTCTCGCTGGCTTAGCGGAGTGCGGTCTTCGCGCCCTCGGCCACTGCTGTTGCGACCGCCGCGAGGGCGGGGGAGTCCAGCTTCCACTGCTGCCAGTGCAGCGGTACGTCGAGCGGGCGGTCTGGGGCCAGGTCCACCAGGGCGTCGCCGCGGGGGGCCGCTTGGATCTCGGGGACCATGCCCCAGCCCATTCCTGCTGCCACCGCGTCCACGAATGACTCTGATGCCGGGATGTGGTGGCGGACCAGGGTGAAGTTTCGGCGGCGTGTCAGGCTGCGCAGGAAGCGATCCTGCAGGTCGTCCTTGCGGTCGAACATGATCACTGGTGCTGCCGGCAGGGAGGTTGGCAAGGGTGAGGTCAGCCAGCGGGCGATGAACGCGGGGGACGCCATCGCCCGGTAGCGCATGCGGCCCAAGCGGACCGATGTGCAGCCCTGGACTGGTTGGGGTGAAGCCGTTACCGCCGCCATCACCAGGCCCTCTCGCAGGAGCGCGGCCGTGTGGTCCTGGTCCTCGCGTTGGAGGTCGAAGCAGATTCCGAGGGATTCCGGGAGGCGGGCCAAGCTGGGGAGGAACCACGTGGCGAGGGAGTCGGCGTTAACCGCGATCGACAGGGTCCGGGTCGCGGAGCGGAGGCCCAATTCGGCCAGCGCGTCGTATTCCAGCTGTGCCAGTGAGCGCGCGAAGCGGATCAATACCTGGCCGGACTCGGTGAGCGTGACCGGCTTCGTGCGGAGCAGGAGCACGCGGCCCGTGCGCTGCTCCAGAGCCTTCACCCGCTGGCTGACCGCGGACGGCGTCACGTGCAGCACCGCCGCCGCTGCGTCGAAGCTTTGCTCGTCCACTACGGCCAGGAGGGTTCTGACCTGGTCGAGCGGGAGATCTGACATCACGGACGCTAATGTTACGTAAGAATCTTTAGCTGGAGTAATCCAGCAAGACGGTCATACCGTGGCGGGGTGCTGCCACTGCTCCTCGCCGGGTTCGGGACCGGCCTGTCCCTCATCGTCGCCATCGGCTCGCAGAACGCCTTCCTCCTGCAGCAAGGACTGCGGGGCGGCGCCGTGACCCCGCTGGTCGTCATCTGCGCTGGGTCGGACCTCGTGCTGATCGGGCTGGGGGTCACCGGGATCGGGGCCGTCATCCGGCAGTGGCCGACGGCGATCGGGGTGATCGCCGTCGGGGGTGGGATTTTTCTGCTCGGCTATGGGGTGCTTGCCGCGCGGCGGGCGTTTCGGCCCTCCGTCATGACCGTCGGTGCCGAACAGACGCCGCTGCGGAAGGCCGTGCTGGCCTGCGTTGCCTTCACCTGGCTCAACCCGCACGTCTATCTCGACACCGTCCTGCTGCTCGGTTCGGTCGCCGTCGCCCATGGCGATGGACGGTGGCTTTTCGGGCTCGGCGCATGCGTCGCCAGTGCCGTGTGGTTCAGCGCGCTCGGCTTCGGTGCGAAGAAGCTGGCAGGTGTGTTTGCGCGACCCGTGGCGTGGCGCGTTCTGGATGTCGTCATCGCCGTGACGATGACGGGCCTAGGTGTCACGATGCTCTTCAGCCGCGTGTGACTCACCAGAGTTGTCCGCGCTCCGATGCCGGCGGGCGCTCCAGCTCCAGCAGGAACTGCTTGCGCTTCAACCCGCCCGCGTAGCCCGTCAGCTTCCCGTTCTTGCCGACCACGCGGTGGCACGCCACCAGGATGCTCAACGGGTTCCGCCCGACCGCTGCCCCGACTTCGTGTGGCAGTCCGCCGACCGCATTCGCGAGGTCGCCGTAGGTCGCGGTCGAGCCGTACGGGATCGTCGCCAGCTCTGTCCACACCGCACGGTCGAAGGAAGAGCCTTCGGCGCGCATCGGCACGGCGAACTCCGTGCGCTGCCCGGCGAAGTACTCCTTCAGCTGGCGGACAGTGTCGGGGAACGCGTCGTCGTCGCGCGGGCCGAACGTCGTCCGGTCCGGCCGGGTCCAGTGGTGCGGGAAATACAGGCCGGTCACGACGTCGCCGTCGCCGACCAGGGTGAGCTCGCCGATCGGGGAATCCACCAGAGTGTGCTTCATCAGTCCTCCCAAGTTGTGCCGTCCGCCCAGGCGCCGCGTACGCCGGGTAGCCGGAAGTTCGCCAGGGCCGCCGTGACGACCGTCCTGCCGGGACTCCACGACGTCGACATCCGCAGCCGCCGTGTCATGCCGGCCCAGCCGGCCGGGGTGGCGCTGACCATCCAGATGTCCGGCTCCGGCGCCGCGAACCGCCGGGCTTGGCGCAGCCACGACGCCGCTGACTCCGGCCACGTCACCGTCGCCAGCACCAGGCCGCCCCACGCTGCGGCGATCCGCTCGCCGTCGGCTCGCGAGACCGGGTCGGCCGCGGTGCCGATCACGACGTGCCGGGCCTGGCCGATCAACCCCACGAGCGCCTCGAGTTCCGCGTCGGTCATGCCGCGTCGTGGAATACCAGGCCCAGGGTGTGCCGCCGGCCTGAACGGACCGCCGAAACGCCGTGGCGCACCGGTGACGCCGACCAGCCGCGGGCCGAGCGGACCGGGCGGTCGCGGGTGGTGAACACCAGGCCGTGGCCCTGCGGGATGAGTGTCGCGGTGCCGCGCGACTGCGCTCGGGGGCGCTGCTCGACCAGCAGGAACTCGCCGCCGGTGTGGTCGGTGCCCGGGTCGTTGAGGTTGATCACGACCTGCAGGGGGAACACCTTGTCGCCGTAGAGGTCGCGGTGCAGCGCGTTCCAGCCGCCTGTCTCGTAGCGCAACAGGATCGGGGTCGGCCGCCGCTGGCCGGCGTCGTGGCAGACCGCCAGCCACTCGTCCAAAGTGGACGGCCATTCCGGCTCGCGGCCGAGCCGGGTGTACCAGTCCTGCGCGATCGGAAGCAGCCGTGGGTAGAGCGCTTGCCGCAGTCGCTGCACGGGCTCCGGGAACGGTTCGGCGAAGTAGTGGTAGTCGCCGTTGTCGCCGAAGCGGTGGCGGCGCAGGTTGACCGTCGCGCGGAAGTGCTCCGGCTGGTCCCACAGCGCGACGAGCTTCGCGCACTCGGCCGGGGTGAGCAGCGGGGGAAGGAGCGCGCAGCCGTAGTCATCGACCTCGGCGGCCACCGCGCCCCAATCGGCCGCGGCGACGCGGTTCTCGTAAGTGCTCATACCGGGTAGACGCCCTGGAGGGGCGAAACGTGAGATGGGGTGGGGAGATTTCCTGGGCCGACGCTGCCGCTACCGGTACTCCGGACGCCGGGTCGGGGGTGTGCCTCGGCGCGGACATCGGGCCGAATCGGCCATGTACCGGACGCAGGTGGAGGTGCGGTGTGGTTGCGGTAGATGCTGGGGGCGGGGGCGATGCGGCTTGGTAGGCGGCGACAGGTACTGGCGTGCCGGGTGCGGGTAGGGCGGCTGCTGTGCTGGTGATGTGGTGGCCGCCGGCAGCCGGAGGGTGAACAGCTCGGCCGGCGTGGCTGCGGCGCGCACCGGCCTTCGGTGGTCGGCTTCGCGGGGCCGAGGCGAGCAGGGCGTGGCCGCCCTGCTCGCGGTGCTCCGCCGGCCGGGGAAAGCTCGCTGGATCGGAGCGTGCGGGTCGGGCTCAAAGGCGTGGGTCGTCGCGCTCCTCGGCACGGCTACAAGCCGCCGGCCGACGGCCAGGAGGTAGCTCAGGCCGCTTCCATCGTCAGCAGGGTGCGCTTGGCTTCCTCGCCTCCCGCGTACTGGCCGTACGAGCCGTCGGAACGGACTACCCGGTGGCAGGGGACCACCACCGGCAGCGGGTTGAGCGCGCACGCCGTGCCGACCGCTCGGACCGCCTTCGGGCTTCCCGCCGCCGTTGCCACCTGGGCGTAGCTCTCCGTGTGGCCGTACGCGATCTCCGGCAGGTGCTCCAGCACCGACAGGCGGAACCCGCGCGCCAAGCGGAAGTCCAGCGGGACGTCGAATGCTCGGCGGCCGCCGGTGAAGTACTCGTCCAGCTGGCGGACCACCAGGTCGAGGCGGGCCGGTGCCCGGAGGATCCGGGGGCTGATCGCCGACGCGAGGTCGGCCAGTACCGCTTCGTGGTCCTGGCGGTCGAAGGCCACCTTGACCAGACCTTGGGGGGTCGCCGCCAGCAGCAGGGAACCGACCGGGGTGTCGAGCGTGCGGTAGGCGACGTCCAGCAGGCCCTCGCGCTCCGCGGCGGTGGTCAGCCGTTCGTGCAGGCGGTCCGGCAGGACTTCGTAGGCCACCGGAAGCGACGGGATGATGTCGATCATGAGTGCGCTCCTTCCAAGGGGTAGGTGGCCCGCAGGGTCTTGACGCCGTCGGCGGCCGCCCGGCGGGCGGCGTCCGTGCTGCCCCCGGTGATCTCCGCGATTTCGCGGTAGGGCAGCCCGGCCAGGTAGTGGTAGGCGACGGCGGTGCGCTGCTTGTCCGGCAGCTTCGCGAGCGCGTCCCACAGGTCGCTGTCCGGCACGCCGGTGCCGCCGGGCCGGTCCGGGATCTCGCCCACCGGCAGCGGGTGGCGCGCCTGCGCGCGGGTGACGTCGATGGCCTTGCGGTGCGCGATCGTGACGAGCCATGCCTGGACGTTCGCCTCGGCGGGCAGATCGGGGTACGCCTTGAGGGCGGCCAGGAAGGTCTCCGACCAGGCGTCTTCGGCGTCGGCGGGGCCGAGCACGGCCCGGCAGACCCGGAGGACCATCGGCCCGTGCTCGGCCACGACTTGCTCGAACGGTTTCACGATCACACCTTGTAGACGTCCGGGAACGCCGCAACGTGAGATCGAGTTTGTCACGCGTACGGGTAAACCCAGTACCCGTCCCCGTCGAGGATGTGGTTGTTCACCACGAACTGCCCGATGCTCGCCAGAAGTGCCTGGTAGTCGCTGTCGAGCACCGGCTGGACGGCGTACGACGGACCCCGGTCGACGCCGGGAGCGGGCAGCGTCGCGCCGTCGTAGGTGGTGTCGAACGGGTAGACCGCGCAGGCGTTGACCTGCCCGTCCGGCCGCGTCGCGTACCCCGGGCCCCAGTGCTGCGTGCAGGCCAGCTCCGCGGTCGCGCGGTGGGTCGCCTGCGCCGCCGTGTCGTAGAACAGCCGGGTGATCGGGTACGACCGGCCCGCGCTCCCGCCCTGGTAGCCGGGGTTGCCCGGCGCCAGGTGGCCCTGGGACGTGCCGGGGTACGTGCTCGGGAAGTTCACCAGCGCGGCCCGGACGAGTGCCGCCGACGCCGGGAAGCCGGACGTCGCCGAGTTGTCGAGGATGTACAGCGGCTGGAACCCGAACGTGCAGTCGCTGCCCGCCGCGTACGCCGGGTTCAGCAGCCGCGCGACGTCGCAGCGCAGGGAGGCGCTGTGGGCGCCGGTCACCAGCGTCGTCCGGTCGCCGGTGTCCTCGGCGACCAGGTGCCGCTCACCGACGTACCAGGTGCGCTGCTCGGCCTGCACCGCCGGCGAGTCGGTCGCCACCGGCACGTCGGTGCCTTCCATGGTGAACACGTGCGTCTCGTCGGACTGCGCCCGCCAGTCGGCGATGCTCTTGACGACCTGCGCGGACGGCGTGTCGCAGTGCGCGCTGCCGGTGGTGTAGCGCGGACTGCAGCTCATCGAGATGCCGAACTGCATCGCGTCGGTGACCACGCCGGACAGCGACCAGCCGACCATCCGCGTGGCGACTTCGAGCTTCCGCTGCGCCGGCAGCAGGTTGCTGGTCGAGATGACCCGCGCCCACACCGTGCCGGTGACCGCGCAGCCCGCTTCGGGACACGCGTAGCGCTGGTAAGCCATGTCGGTGATGGTGCAGCCGGCGAACCGGTTCTTCGTCCAGTACCCGGCGCGGATGTCCTTGTGGCACTCGTCGAACGTCACCGGCGTCGGGACGTTCTGGTCGAGCCCGGACACCAGAGCCCGCTGCGCCTGGGGCATTGCCGCGGGCAGCTTCCGCAGGTCGAGGGACTTCGAGAGCGGGACGCCCGCCGGGACCTCGCGGAAGACGCCGACCGAGCGGTCCGGCGCGGCGTGCGCGGTGGCCGGGACGGCGGTGAACACCGTGACGAGGGTGACGAGGGCGCAGGCGACCCGTCTTCGATTCGGCATCGCTCCCCATTCCGGCCGGTCCGGAAATCGATTCACGGACAAGGGCTGCCACGCTAGCGCAGCCCGATCCGGGTGGTCACTCCGACGAAGGAGTGAACGGAAGTCGTTGCCCCATCGGGCAAATCACGACGCCGGGGCGATCCCGGTGACGACCGTGGCGCCCAGCTCTTCGGACTCGTGGACGCGCGGCGTCAGCCCGGCCGCGGCGAATATCCCGCCCAATACCGGAGCCTGCCGTTCACTCGATTCGGTGAGCAGGATCCCGCCGGGCGCGAGCCACTGCAACGCGCCCGCGGCGACGCGGCGGGCGAGGTCGAGGCCGTCCGTGCCACCGTCGAGCGCGACGCGGGGTTCGTGCAGCCGGGCTTCCGGCGGCATGGTCGCGACGGCGTCCGAAGGCACGTACGGGACGTTCGCCATGAGGACGTCGACCCGGCCGCGAAGCGACGACGGCAGCGCGTCGTAGAGGTCACCCTCGTGGACCTGCGCGCCGGGGAGGTTCACCCGGGCACAGGCGACGGCCGCGGGCTCGACGTCGGCCGCGTGCAGCTCACGCGGGCGCAGCGCGGCGGCGAACGCGGCGGCCAGCGCACCCGAGCCGCAGCACAGGTCGAGCACCACCGGATCGGGCGGCGCGAGCGAGACGGCGACGTCGACCAGGAACTCGGTGCGGTGGCGTGGCACGAACACCCCGGGCCGCACGGTGATCCGCAGGCCGTGGAACTCCGCCCAGCCGAGCAGGTGCTCCAACGGCAGCCCGGCGACGCGGCGTTCCACCAGCGAGCCGAGCTCCGCCGGCGTCGTGGCGGCGGCGATCAGCAGGTCCGCCTCGTCCTCGGCGAACACGCAACCCGCGGCGCGCAGCCGCGAGACGACAGTCGAAGTGTCCAGCAAGGAACCGAGGCTACCGGACCTCCACCGCGTCCCCGACGCTCAGGCCGTCGAAGAACGCCGCCGAATCGGCGTCGGTGAGGTGGACGCAGCCGTGCGACGGCGCGTCGAGCGGTCCCGCGTGGAAGGCGATCCCGCCGGCGGCGAAGAACACCGAGTTGGGCATGTCGGTGCCGTACACGCTGCTGCGGTGCTCGCGGTCCTTCCACACGACGTGGAACGACCCGGCCGGCGTCGCCTGTTCGGGCGGTCCGAAGCCGGCCGGGACCGGGCCGCGCACGACCTTGCCCTCCCGCAGCAGCCAGGCCAGCCGCTGCGCCAGGCTCACGCACGCCCCGGTCGTCACGGCACACGGCGGGGCGGGCGGCGGCGTGGTCGTCGTGGGGGTGGGTGTGGCCGTCCGGGTCAGCGGCAGCGGCTCGGCGATCGGGCTCGGCGTCGTCGTGCGCGGTGCCGCGCACGAAACCGTGACCAGCATCAACCCCAGCAGGGGCACCAC
This genomic window from Amycolatopsis mongoliensis contains:
- a CDS encoding methylated-DNA--[protein]-cysteine S-methyltransferase encodes the protein MIDIIPSLPVAYEVLPDRLHERLTTAAEREGLLDVAYRTLDTPVGSLLLAATPQGLVKVAFDRQDHEAVLADLASAISPRILRAPARLDLVVRQLDEYFTGGRRAFDVPLDFRLARGFRLSVLEHLPEIAYGHTESYAQVATAAGSPKAVRAVGTACALNPLPVVVPCHRVVRSDGSYGQYAGGEEAKRTLLTMEAA
- a CDS encoding methylated-DNA--[protein]-cysteine S-methyltransferase is translated as MKHTLVDSPIGELTLVGDGDVVTGLYFPHHWTRPDRTTFGPRDDDAFPDTVRQLKEYFAGQRTEFAVPMRAEGSSFDRAVWTELATIPYGSTATYGDLANAVGGLPHEVGAAVGRNPLSILVACHRVVGKNGKLTGYAGGLKRKQFLLELERPPASERGQLW
- a CDS encoding RNA polymerase sigma factor — encoded protein: MIVKPFEQVVAEHGPMVLRVCRAVLGPADAEDAWSETFLAALKAYPDLPAEANVQAWLVTIAHRKAIDVTRAQARHPLPVGEIPDRPGGTGVPDSDLWDALAKLPDKQRTAVAYHYLAGLPYREIAEITGGSTDAARRAAADGVKTLRATYPLEGAHS
- the pip gene encoding prolyl aminopeptidase, encoding MAELFPPIEPYDQGLLDVGDGHRIHWETSGNPEGKPAVVLHGGPGQGSAPGMRRMFDPARYRVVLLDQRGCGRSVPHATTSVRDNTTEHLVADLERLREHLGIERWLVTGGSWGTTLALVYAERFPERVSEIVVSAISTTRRSEIDWLYRGVRRFFPEEWARFTLGADDDVAAYAELMSSSDPAVRDRAAAAWRRWEDVVLSLEPGAPPVQDEPVDDATLAFVRLTTHYYAHAGWLEEGAVIRDAGRLAGIPGVLIHGRLDLSCPVTTAWELAEAWPGAELLVDDHSGHRASDVKRGWKLAALDRFAR
- a CDS encoding TetR/AcrR family transcriptional regulator; amino-acid sequence: MADHGLRERKKRATRQLISNVASGLFIERGFEEVTVAEIAEAAGVSKMTVFNYFPRKEDLFLDRHADRLAELTEVVRSRPAGVSACAALRAHQHALLASGHPLSGAIAGGPGFWWVLTSSPALMARWYEQEREIADAFAEVFVAETGDAFRSRMVAGLLTTAITTVFAHAMGRIVAGNDAEVVRREQVEVIDQAFDLVERGVGEFPAKPR
- a CDS encoding 2OG-Fe(II) oxygenase — encoded protein: MSTYENRVAAADWGAVAAEVDDYGCALLPPLLTPAECAKLVALWDQPEHFRATVNLRRHRFGDNGDYHYFAEPFPEPVQRLRQALYPRLLPIAQDWYTRLGREPEWPSTLDEWLAVCHDAGQRRPTPILLRYETGGWNALHRDLYGDKVFPLQVVINLNDPGTDHTGGEFLLVEQRPRAQSRGTATLIPQGHGLVFTTRDRPVRSARGWSASPVRHGVSAVRSGRRHTLGLVFHDAA
- a CDS encoding LysR family transcriptional regulator ArgP, whose protein sequence is MSDLPLDQVRTLLAVVDEQSFDAAAAVLHVTPSAVSQRVKALEQRTGRVLLLRTKPVTLTESGQVLIRFARSLAQLEYDALAELGLRSATRTLSIAVNADSLATWFLPSLARLPESLGICFDLQREDQDHTAALLREGLVMAAVTASPQPVQGCTSVRLGRMRYRAMASPAFIARWLTSPLPTSLPAAPVIMFDRKDDLQDRFLRSLTRRRNFTLVRHHIPASESFVDAVAAGMGWGMVPEIQAAPRGDALVDLAPDRPLDVPLHWQQWKLDSPALAAVATAVAEGAKTALR
- a CDS encoding LysE/ArgO family amino acid transporter; the encoded protein is MLPLLLAGFGTGLSLIVAIGSQNAFLLQQGLRGGAVTPLVVICAGSDLVLIGLGVTGIGAVIRQWPTAIGVIAVGGGIFLLGYGVLAARRAFRPSVMTVGAEQTPLRKAVLACVAFTWLNPHVYLDTVLLLGSVAVAHGDGRWLFGLGACVASAVWFSALGFGAKKLAGVFARPVAWRVLDVVIAVTMTGLGVTMLFSRV
- a CDS encoding FAD-dependent monooxygenase translates to MNWDVVISGGGPVGLMLACELRLKDVNVLVVERLAEPDLTIKAGSVNLTTAEAFYRRGLLPAVDAVVQQNFDKIQEFLKSRGAGGGGPKPAIPVGHFAGIMVASSGVHFDDPAFRDVGPAANVVVIQQQAVEAVLAERAAELGVEIRRGVEVTGFDADDDGVTVRFGDGSEEHAGWLVGADGGRSFVRKHAGFEFPGTDPAVTGRQALAELTGTDALPGGWQHGNGGLYVHGPMPGRMLTVEFDGPPADRDAPVTAQELEDSFRRVSGADVRVTKVHSATRFTDNARQATTYRKGRVLLAGDAAHVHSPFGGQGLNLGIGDAVNLGWKLAATIHGWAPDGLLDTYTTERHPIGEWVLEWTRAQVALMRSDVRTKALRQVVTDLLLTDDGATYLAKKLSGVLHRYPIEGEHDLTGRGAPDFAFADGTRLGEHLQDGRALLLDLAENAELRETGSGWAGRVTTLTAKCVSEPSLTGVLIRPDGHIAWASEGGATTGLDASLRRWFGKPA